A part of Desulfotomaculum nigrificans DSM 574 genomic DNA contains:
- the mutS gene encoding DNA mismatch repair protein MutS, translating to MMRQYLEIKEQYPDAILFFRLGDFYEMFFEDAKLASRELEITLTGRDAGEPERVPMCGVPFHAADNYIAKLIDKGYKIAICEQVEDPKSAKGLVKREVIRVITPGTVIDGNMLSDKDNNYLVAVCRIGQSYGLAVSDLSTGLFQVTQMTGQWALNQLLDELIRLAPREVVLPHSLWQDEGVKKSFQELEGTTITSLADQIFTQEQAQQAITEHFGQAKTTALDCWQSPAVCGAAGGLLHYLLETQKRKLQHITEITSYFTQSYMILDGIARRNLEICKSLRDGGKKGSLLSVLDLTRSAMGGRLLKAWLEQPLIDIKAINERLDAVQELVDSVLLRDELATALKNVYDMERLTARAAYGSANARDMLALLASLQMLPPLRQALTNCQSKLLKRIYDQFDTLEDLKGLLESSIAEDAPITLRDGGLIKAGYSQEVDQLRAVARDGKSWLAGLESREKEKTGIKSLKVGFNKVFGYYLEVTKANLNLVPEYYQRRQTLANAERFITPELKEYESMILGAEDRLVELEYNLFVDVRNQVAAEVSRIQHTALLVAQVDVLVALAEVAARQGYVRPEVNNSGVIEITEGRHPVVEINLGPGCFVPNDTYIDTDRHRLALITGPNMGGKSTYQRQVALIVLMAQVGSFVPASKASIGIVDRIFARVGASDDLTSGQSTFMVEMLETKQIMDHATSQSLVIIDELGRGTSNLEGMAIAQAVIEFLHDVVGCRTLFSTHYHELAELEGRLAGLKNYATAVKEQGDEVTFLRKVIRDQASKSYGIHCARLAGLPGQIIQRANQLVQQLEFNQRAAQEVVAGKTQVAASVEQLALFPEKNEEHDEFKKEIVALDIANMTPLESLNYLYQLQRRLQGKK from the coding sequence ATGATGCGTCAGTACTTAGAAATCAAAGAGCAATACCCTGATGCCATTTTGTTTTTTCGGTTAGGGGATTTTTATGAAATGTTTTTCGAGGATGCTAAACTGGCATCCCGGGAATTAGAGATAACTCTTACTGGTCGGGATGCCGGTGAGCCTGAGCGGGTTCCCATGTGTGGTGTCCCTTTTCATGCCGCTGATAATTATATTGCCAAACTAATAGATAAAGGATATAAAATTGCCATCTGTGAACAGGTGGAGGATCCTAAGTCGGCCAAAGGCCTGGTTAAGCGGGAAGTAATTCGGGTGATTACCCCTGGTACTGTGATTGATGGGAACATGCTGAGTGACAAAGATAATAATTATTTGGTAGCAGTTTGCCGGATAGGCCAGAGTTACGGCTTGGCAGTATCAGATTTATCAACCGGATTGTTTCAAGTAACCCAGATGACAGGCCAGTGGGCCCTGAATCAATTATTGGACGAATTAATCAGGTTAGCTCCCAGGGAAGTGGTGCTACCACATAGCCTGTGGCAGGATGAAGGGGTGAAAAAATCTTTCCAAGAGCTAGAAGGGACTACCATTACCAGTTTAGCTGATCAGATCTTTACCCAGGAACAGGCCCAGCAGGCCATAACGGAACATTTTGGCCAGGCTAAAACAACTGCCCTGGACTGCTGGCAAAGCCCAGCGGTTTGCGGCGCCGCCGGCGGACTCTTACACTATTTACTGGAGACGCAAAAACGTAAACTTCAGCACATCACGGAAATCACTTCTTATTTCACCCAATCTTACATGATTTTAGATGGTATCGCCAGGCGTAATCTGGAAATATGCAAGTCACTCCGGGATGGCGGGAAAAAGGGTAGCTTACTATCAGTTCTGGATTTAACCAGGTCAGCCATGGGAGGTAGACTGTTAAAAGCCTGGTTGGAACAACCCCTAATTGATATAAAGGCCATTAATGAACGGTTGGACGCCGTACAGGAACTGGTTGACTCTGTGTTACTGAGGGACGAGTTAGCTACAGCTTTAAAAAACGTCTATGATATGGAGCGGTTGACCGCCCGGGCCGCTTACGGCAGTGCCAATGCCCGGGATATGTTAGCCTTGCTGGCCTCTTTGCAAATGCTGCCCCCCCTGCGGCAGGCCTTAACCAACTGTCAGAGTAAGCTGTTAAAAAGGATATATGACCAATTTGATACTTTGGAGGATCTCAAAGGCCTGTTAGAATCATCCATTGCTGAGGATGCCCCGATAACCCTTAGGGACGGAGGGTTAATTAAAGCGGGCTACAGTCAGGAAGTTGACCAGTTAAGGGCGGTGGCCAGGGATGGCAAGTCCTGGCTGGCCGGTCTAGAAAGCCGGGAAAAGGAAAAGACCGGTATTAAATCTCTGAAAGTAGGATTTAACAAAGTCTTTGGTTATTATCTGGAAGTAACCAAGGCCAATTTAAATCTGGTGCCGGAGTATTACCAGCGGCGCCAAACACTGGCCAATGCCGAGCGGTTTATCACCCCTGAACTTAAAGAATATGAAAGCATGATTTTAGGGGCCGAGGACCGGTTGGTAGAATTGGAATATAACCTGTTTGTTGATGTACGCAACCAGGTGGCAGCGGAAGTGTCCCGGATTCAACATACAGCCTTACTGGTGGCCCAGGTAGATGTATTGGTAGCCCTAGCGGAAGTAGCTGCCCGCCAGGGATATGTACGCCCCGAAGTAAACAATAGCGGTGTGATTGAAATAACCGAAGGCCGCCACCCGGTGGTGGAAATTAACCTGGGGCCTGGTTGTTTTGTACCAAACGATACCTATATAGATACCGACCGGCACAGATTGGCCCTCATCACCGGTCCCAATATGGGTGGTAAGAGTACCTATCAACGTCAGGTGGCCCTAATTGTATTAATGGCCCAGGTGGGTAGTTTTGTACCCGCCAGCAAAGCCAGTATTGGCATTGTGGACCGGATATTTGCCCGGGTTGGTGCTTCCGATGATCTTACCTCAGGCCAAAGTACATTCATGGTGGAGATGTTGGAAACTAAACAAATTATGGATCATGCTACGTCCCAAAGTTTAGTCATTATTGATGAGCTGGGCCGGGGAACTTCCAACTTGGAGGGTATGGCCATTGCTCAAGCGGTTATCGAGTTTTTGCATGATGTGGTAGGATGCCGCACCCTGTTTTCCACTCACTATCATGAATTGGCCGAGTTAGAAGGCCGGTTGGCCGGGTTAAAAAATTACGCCACAGCTGTCAAGGAGCAGGGGGATGAGGTCACCTTTTTGCGTAAAGTGATTCGGGATCAGGCCAGTAAAAGTTATGGCATCCATTGTGCTCGGTTGGCCGGACTCCCCGGGCAGATAATCCAGCGGGCCAACCAGTTGGTGCAACAACTGGAGTTTAACCAGCGGGCTGCCCAGGAGGTGGTGGCCGGTAAAACCCAGGTGGCGGCCTCAGTCGAACAGTTGGCCTTGTTCCCGGAAAAAAATGAAGAACATGATGAATTTAAGAAAGAAATTGTGGCCCTGGATATTGCCAACATGACTCCCTTAGAAAGTCTAAATTATTTGTACCAACTGCAACGCAGGCTACAGGGTAAGAAGTAA
- a CDS encoding histone deacetylase family protein, translating to MIKKTGLIFFPAFDWAISATHPEREERLLYTRDQMFEEGILDLPEIVEYSPRLASEQDIARVHFCVPGVADQVVEAHRIAAGAALNLGDRIMAGEIHNGFALVRPPGHHAMRVVHGNRGFCNINNEAILIEYLRRAHGVKKIAIVDTDVHHGDGTQDIFYHDPDVLFISFHQDGRTLYPGTGFTYELGGPGAYARTINIPLPPGATDASLHYVVDNLILPILKEWQPDFIVNSAGQDNHFTDPLGNMRITAHGYARLTEKLKPNLAVLEGGYAIETALPYVNLAILLALAGRDYSYVIEPEYALTNFRESPSVTSTVRRVVEELQEVWATRHSKDKFELAGGAKFYQRNKPIYYDTQFIEEKQIEKVKVCTDCPGYITIDSQAYHPNGRRYHIYAVTIPIQACKACQEEGWQAYEQAKGDYRYNYVYLQDKSIDTFMTHQREEEREIRSDG from the coding sequence GTGATTAAGAAAACCGGCTTAATTTTCTTCCCGGCCTTTGACTGGGCCATTTCCGCCACCCACCCGGAAAGAGAGGAGAGATTATTATATACCAGGGATCAAATGTTTGAAGAAGGTATTTTGGATTTACCGGAAATAGTAGAATACTCCCCGCGGTTGGCCAGCGAACAGGACATTGCCCGGGTACATTTCTGTGTACCGGGGGTGGCTGATCAGGTTGTGGAGGCCCACCGTATTGCAGCGGGGGCAGCCTTAAATTTAGGCGATCGGATCATGGCGGGGGAAATCCATAATGGTTTTGCCCTGGTTCGTCCGCCCGGACACCATGCCATGCGGGTGGTTCATGGTAACCGTGGTTTTTGTAACATTAATAATGAAGCTATTCTGATAGAATACCTGCGCCGGGCCCATGGAGTGAAAAAAATCGCCATTGTGGATACCGATGTGCATCATGGTGACGGCACGCAAGACATTTTTTATCACGACCCCGATGTGCTATTTATTTCTTTTCACCAGGACGGTCGTACCCTCTACCCGGGCACCGGCTTTACTTATGAACTAGGGGGGCCGGGAGCTTATGCCAGAACCATTAATATTCCGCTGCCACCAGGTGCCACTGATGCCAGCTTACATTATGTGGTGGATAATTTAATCCTGCCCATATTAAAGGAATGGCAGCCGGATTTTATTGTAAATTCCGCCGGCCAGGACAACCATTTTACGGATCCCTTGGGCAACATGCGCATAACAGCCCACGGATATGCCCGGTTAACAGAAAAGTTAAAGCCTAATCTGGCTGTTTTGGAAGGTGGCTACGCCATTGAAACGGCGCTACCATATGTTAATTTAGCCATTTTACTGGCGCTGGCCGGCCGTGACTATTCTTATGTGATTGAACCGGAATATGCCCTTACCAATTTTAGGGAGTCTCCCTCGGTAACCTCTACGGTTCGGCGAGTGGTGGAGGAACTACAGGAAGTCTGGGCCACCAGGCATAGCAAAGATAAATTTGAACTGGCTGGCGGGGCTAAATTTTACCAGCGTAATAAGCCCATTTACTACGACACTCAATTTATTGAGGAGAAACAAATAGAGAAGGTTAAAGTTTGCACTGATTGTCCTGGTTATATTACCATAGACTCCCAGGCCTACCACCCCAATGGCCGTAGGTATCATATTTATGCTGTTACCATCCCCATTCAAGCATGTAAAGCATGTCAGGAAGAGGGGTGGCAGGCTTACGAACAAGCCAAAGGAGACTATCGCTATAATTATGTCTACCTGCAGGACAAATCCATCGATACCTTTATGACCCACCAGCGTGAGGAAGAACGGGAAATTCGTTCTGACGGTTAG
- the mutL gene encoding DNA mismatch repair endonuclease MutL, protein MSRIIVLDETTANQIAAGEVVERPVSVVKELVENSLDAGATRIIVELTQGGLSGIKVVDNGCGMSPEDAMLCWQRHATSKIRQAADLNRITTLGFRGEALPSIASVAKLTLTTRAGEDLAGTEVLVEAGQILRSSPVGCPAGTTIEVKELFFNTPARRKYLKSPHAEAGQVSDLINRLALARPDVRIELRSNGRVVFFSPGNGSLRDTAAAVFGADNVRSMIEVNYQGRLFCIKGLISKPVLTRASRQYQSFFINGRYIRSGLISSVLQQAYQTQIPSGRFPIAVLHISLDPTQVDVNVHPTKMEVRLAQEKEVAEELLAALSEPLNLPPAITGLWEIMPGRQHQSAKKITPVASPQPEQIKDISEEKSELPPLAPDNGVRKQLSWPLAADTVTQSEVKPVVTKQVPIATGNPIKPQLANHQKVLEVSQEYSTGAEVFPNLSPVGQVLPTYVLAQGTTGLYIIDQHAAHERVLYEKYLHQLQQGVQSQVLLNPLTLQLSHHEAQLIIEHILEFSEFGFILEHFGGDTFLLRGVPPQAGNKPIEIFMDLLTRLQDNPANRLDRGLIIDHLAAVMACRDAIKAGQRLGPTEIMALLDGLAECQRPFTCPHGRPTVINITHEELKKRFKR, encoded by the coding sequence TTGAGTAGGATTATAGTCTTGGATGAGACCACCGCTAACCAAATTGCCGCCGGTGAAGTGGTGGAACGGCCTGTTTCAGTGGTGAAAGAATTAGTGGAAAACAGCTTGGATGCCGGCGCCACCAGAATTATCGTGGAACTAACCCAGGGAGGGCTATCCGGCATTAAGGTGGTGGACAACGGTTGCGGTATGTCCCCGGAAGATGCAATGTTATGTTGGCAAAGACATGCCACCAGCAAAATCCGGCAGGCTGCGGACTTAAACAGAATAACTACGCTTGGTTTTCGGGGTGAGGCTTTACCTAGCATTGCTTCGGTGGCCAAATTAACCTTAACCACCCGGGCCGGGGAGGATTTAGCCGGTACCGAGGTACTGGTGGAGGCAGGACAAATACTGCGTAGTTCTCCAGTGGGCTGCCCCGCTGGCACCACCATTGAGGTAAAGGAACTATTTTTCAATACTCCGGCCAGGCGTAAGTACCTTAAGTCTCCCCATGCTGAGGCGGGGCAGGTTAGTGATTTGATTAACCGGTTAGCTTTGGCCCGGCCGGATGTACGGATAGAATTGCGCAGCAATGGCCGGGTGGTATTTTTTAGTCCTGGTAACGGGTCTTTAAGGGATACCGCTGCAGCTGTTTTTGGGGCGGACAATGTGCGTAGCATGATTGAAGTAAATTATCAAGGAAGGTTATTTTGTATCAAGGGGTTAATCAGTAAACCGGTATTAACCCGGGCCTCCCGGCAGTACCAAAGTTTTTTTATTAATGGCAGATATATTCGCAGTGGTTTAATTTCCTCGGTATTACAGCAGGCCTATCAAACGCAAATTCCCTCCGGGCGCTTTCCCATAGCGGTGTTACATATTAGTCTGGACCCCACCCAGGTAGATGTTAATGTACACCCTACTAAAATGGAAGTCCGCCTGGCCCAGGAGAAAGAGGTAGCCGAGGAACTACTAGCAGCCCTTAGTGAACCGCTCAATCTTCCACCAGCCATCACCGGATTATGGGAAATAATGCCCGGCAGGCAGCATCAATCAGCAAAAAAGATAACCCCTGTTGCATCGCCCCAACCTGAGCAAATAAAAGACATCAGTGAAGAAAAATCAGAACTCCCGCCATTGGCCCCAGATAATGGGGTCAGGAAGCAATTAAGCTGGCCACTGGCAGCGGATACCGTTACTCAGTCAGAAGTAAAACCGGTTGTGACTAAGCAAGTACCGATAGCAACCGGTAATCCAATTAAACCACAGCTAGCTAATCACCAAAAGGTTTTAGAGGTTAGTCAGGAATATTCCACTGGCGCCGAAGTTTTTCCCAACCTATCACCAGTGGGGCAGGTATTGCCAACTTATGTTTTGGCTCAGGGTACCACAGGGCTATATATTATTGATCAACACGCGGCCCACGAAAGAGTTCTTTACGAAAAATATCTTCATCAACTACAGCAGGGTGTCCAGTCTCAGGTTTTATTAAACCCCTTAACCCTGCAGTTATCCCACCATGAGGCCCAGTTGATTATAGAACATATCTTGGAATTTAGTGAATTTGGTTTTATACTGGAACACTTTGGTGGAGATACTTTTTTACTAAGGGGAGTACCACCCCAGGCCGGTAATAAACCAATAGAGATATTTATGGACCTGTTAACCAGGTTGCAGGATAATCCGGCCAACCGATTGGACAGGGGTCTGATTATAGACCACCTGGCCGCCGTTATGGCCTGCCGGGATGCCATTAAAGCCGGTCAGCGACTTGGACCAACGGAAATTATGGCTTTGCTGGATGGCCTGGCAGAATGCCAACGTCCCTTTACTTGCCCCCATGGGCGGCCTACCGTCATCAATATTACCCATGAGGAGCTGAAAAAACGTTTTAAAAGATGA
- a CDS encoding hydantoinase/oxoprolinase family protein produces MFIGIDVGGTCTDAVLLDGGAVRATAKVETQEDLLISLGDALDNLLKGIPGHKVDRVVFSTTIVTNLIAEHKYEPVGVLLMPGPGRAFADIVKDENVYFLPGAIDYRGREIIPLSKTEIEKAIGWLEKKGYNRVAVVGKFSPRNNAHEIKVAQYILERHPDWRVETGHQAGGQLNFPRRIANTVLTCAVRDKYRYFTNAVRDALKRRGITGSVSILKADGGTLPLEASEQVPVETIFSGPAASTLGVQALTPPGETSLVVDIGGTTTDLALILSGQPLMASKGVKIGDRFTQVRALSVKSVPVGGDSVVERVGRQFIIYSERVGQAFCLGGPLPTPTDALRVMGLTQIGDEDRAREAMANLGTPLGLNPVEVARTVIDLVVDSVVAEIEKMFLEWEQEPAYRVWEVLQKRKVRPQNVVGVGGGAVGFVPQIAARMGCQPILPPYAPVANAIGAAVAKPTLQVTLRADTERQTFSIEEEGYQGKLAGKLDETGAVELAKTWLFKRAAKMNLTDYVKDIEITRKDVFNIVRDWQTTGKLYDISVQTPRGILGHIGRGGRLLSD; encoded by the coding sequence ATGTTTATCGGCATTGATGTTGGCGGCACCTGTACAGATGCTGTGTTACTGGATGGTGGTGCTGTACGTGCCACCGCCAAGGTAGAAACTCAGGAAGATTTATTAATATCTTTGGGGGATGCCCTGGACAACTTATTAAAGGGAATTCCCGGTCATAAGGTAGATAGGGTTGTTTTTAGCACTACCATCGTAACTAACCTGATTGCAGAACATAAGTACGAACCGGTGGGTGTTCTTTTAATGCCCGGTCCTGGCCGGGCCTTTGCAGATATAGTTAAAGACGAAAATGTGTATTTCCTGCCCGGGGCCATCGATTACCGGGGACGGGAAATTATTCCCTTAAGTAAAACAGAAATAGAAAAGGCTATTGGGTGGTTAGAGAAAAAAGGCTACAACCGGGTGGCGGTGGTAGGTAAGTTCTCCCCCCGCAACAATGCCCATGAAATTAAAGTAGCCCAGTATATTCTTGAGCGCCACCCCGACTGGCGGGTGGAGACCGGTCACCAGGCCGGCGGCCAATTAAATTTCCCCAGGCGAATTGCTAATACCGTATTAACCTGTGCTGTTAGGGATAAGTATCGTTATTTTACCAATGCCGTACGAGATGCCTTGAAACGTCGAGGTATTACTGGCAGTGTATCCATATTAAAGGCCGATGGTGGCACCTTACCACTGGAGGCCTCAGAGCAAGTCCCAGTGGAGACTATTTTTTCCGGTCCGGCAGCCAGTACGCTAGGCGTGCAGGCCCTGACCCCGCCGGGGGAAACATCCCTGGTAGTGGATATTGGCGGTACCACCACTGATTTGGCCTTAATACTTTCCGGTCAACCACTCATGGCCTCCAAAGGGGTTAAAATTGGCGACCGCTTCACCCAGGTACGGGCCCTGTCAGTAAAATCAGTGCCGGTGGGCGGGGATAGCGTGGTAGAACGTGTAGGGCGCCAGTTTATTATCTATTCGGAACGAGTCGGACAGGCCTTTTGCCTGGGCGGGCCGCTACCCACCCCCACTGATGCTTTAAGGGTGATGGGCCTAACCCAGATCGGCGATGAGGACCGGGCCCGTGAGGCTATGGCTAACCTGGGAACTCCGTTAGGTCTGAACCCGGTGGAGGTAGCCCGCACCGTTATTGACTTGGTGGTGGATTCAGTGGTGGCGGAAATAGAGAAGATGTTTTTAGAATGGGAACAGGAGCCGGCCTACCGGGTGTGGGAGGTTCTGCAAAAGAGAAAAGTTCGCCCGCAAAATGTTGTTGGAGTAGGCGGGGGTGCTGTGGGTTTCGTGCCTCAGATAGCGGCCCGCATGGGTTGCCAACCAATCCTGCCACCTTACGCACCGGTGGCTAATGCCATTGGCGCAGCGGTGGCCAAACCTACCCTGCAGGTGACCCTACGGGCGGATACCGAGCGGCAAACCTTTAGTATTGAGGAAGAGGGCTACCAGGGTAAATTGGCGGGAAAACTGGATGAAACTGGGGCAGTGGAACTGGCCAAAACCTGGCTGTTTAAACGAGCGGCTAAAATGAATCTCACTGATTATGTTAAGGATATTGAAATAACCCGTAAGGATGTTTTTAATATCGTACGAGATTGGCAAACCACCGGTAAACTTTACGATATATCTGTGCAAACACCCCGAGGGATTTTAGGCCATATCGGCAGAGGGGGGAGATTGCTAAGTGATTAA